The genomic stretch AAGGTATGAACCATCGTCGTTTTTAACAGCGAATTCAAACCAGTCGTCCGCTATATACTTGAAGTTATCAGCGAATTGGCAGTGTCCTATATAGGTAAAGAGGGCGCAAAAAAGGAGTAAAAGTTTCTTCATAATGTTCAGATTTAGATTACACGTTCTGCAAACATAATAAAAAAACATTTACCCAACAATTTTGTTGGGTAAATAATCAATCAATACTCCTATTTTACGAAATAACTTAACATTTCATTGATTGGAGGATAAGGAACTAGCGGAACTAATTCTAAGTATTGGTCAGCGTATACGTGAACTAAGAAAAGAACAAAACATGACCCAACTTGATTTAGGAATTAAGTCGGGTATGGAAGAGAATGCCGTTCAGCGACTTGAAACTGCTCGTACAAGTCCAACGATTAAGACCTTACACAGGATTGCGAAAGGATTGAATGTAGAGTTAAGAGAGTTGTTTTAGTAACTAACGCTCCAATCCTCTATCTTTAGATTTCTTATTCTGCATAGCATTAAGTTCATTCAATCGTGATTGACTACGTTCCTTTTCATACAAACGTTTTCCATCCTGTAAGCCAATAAAATAATCATTACGTGATTCACTCTTGAGAAGATTTTCAAGAAGTTGAGGTTGGTACTCCGCTAGAAGATATGCGTGATTCACTCCTTTGATATATTGTTGTTCATTTGCTATCTCCATTAGAAGATTGATTTACGATGAGTTTCTAAATAGGACATAATGGAATCGTAATCATACAAAATGATTTTCTTCTGTGGTTGCGAATATGAAATTGCTCCTGTATCACGTAGTTTTTGAATAGTCGTTCGACTCTTAACATTAAGAATTTCCATGGCACGTTCTTGTGATACCCACTTTTCTTGGTTGAGTTGTTGCTTCTCTTTTATTCGTCCAACTACTTCTTCAACGAGTTGATAGAATGCTTCATCATGTAAACAGATTACTTCCATGAACTAAAGATATGAAATATTTAGAAGTCCAATACCTTATTCAAAGCTTCATCTTCTTCTTTGTGCGTAAAGTTAGATTGATAGTTAATTGTTGTAGTGATTGAAGAGTGACGATACAATTTCTGTAAAGTTTGTATAGGAATCTTGTCGCCAGATATATTACCAAAGGTATGACGAGCAATATGCATCGTTAGTTTCTTATCAATTTCGCATTTAGTTGCGATAGAGGCGAGGTACTTATTAAACTTCTTGGTAGCGGTTTTTGTTTTAGCTAAG from Kordia antarctica encodes the following:
- a CDS encoding helix-turn-helix domain-containing protein; amino-acid sequence: MEVICLHDEAFYQLVEEVVGRIKEKQQLNQEKWVSQERAMEILNVKSRTTIQKLRDTGAISYSQPQKKIILYDYDSIMSYLETHRKSIF
- a CDS encoding helix-turn-helix domain-containing protein, coding for MEDKELAELILSIGQRIRELRKEQNMTQLDLGIKSGMEENAVQRLETARTSPTIKTLHRIAKGLNVELRELF